In the genome of Myxococcus stipitatus, one region contains:
- a CDS encoding ATP-binding cassette domain-containing protein, with amino-acid sequence MRVAFEPDRRVLDGMTAEVSTRELTFIAGASGSGKSVLCRMAVGLLRPDAGSVELWGERVDTQPERELVRLRRRAPYLVQGPALLDWRTLRENVRLADPDAPEDAVESALAQVGLLEWADRLPPELGPGAKKRTAIARALVLKPRYLLLDEPTTGLDRRAASQVEEVLSSLKSQGLGGLVVTHDYRQLRGLADRVLVVAQGRCAYLGSAEGFLESSAPELRVLTAPFMEGATDG; translated from the coding sequence GTGCGCGTCGCGTTCGAGCCAGACCGCCGCGTGCTCGACGGCATGACGGCGGAGGTCTCCACGCGTGAGCTGACGTTCATCGCGGGGGCCAGTGGCTCGGGCAAGAGCGTGCTGTGTCGCATGGCCGTGGGGCTGCTGCGTCCTGACGCGGGAAGCGTCGAGCTTTGGGGTGAACGGGTCGACACCCAACCCGAGCGCGAGCTGGTGCGCTTGCGGCGGCGCGCGCCCTATCTCGTGCAAGGCCCCGCCCTGCTCGACTGGCGCACGCTGCGAGAGAACGTTCGGCTCGCGGATCCGGATGCCCCCGAGGACGCCGTGGAGTCCGCGCTCGCACAGGTGGGGCTCCTCGAGTGGGCGGACCGCCTGCCTCCCGAGCTGGGACCGGGCGCCAAGAAGCGCACCGCCATCGCGCGGGCCCTGGTGTTGAAGCCGCGCTATCTGCTCCTGGATGAGCCCACCACGGGGCTCGACCGGCGCGCGGCGTCCCAAGTGGAAGAGGTCCTCTCGTCCCTGAAGTCCCAAGGGCTGGGCGGGCTGGTGGTGACACATGACTACCGCCAGCTCCGAGGACTCGCGGATCGAGTGCTGGTCGTGGCCCAGGGGCGATGTGCCTACCTGGGCTCCGCTGAAGGTTTCCTGGAGTCCTCCGCGCCGGAGCTCCGAGTGCTGACGGCGCCGTTCATGGAGGGTGCGACGGATGGATGA
- a CDS encoding ABC transporter permease, producing MNRVLSFFGAPVVLFARTTRAGAREGISWRECMVQLHELGGRSVWLVMSGMAFFGAVLVTIANSQARRFVGNVAVLGPAYFELLIRELGPVVSALLTASRAGAGHAAELSTMSVNEQVEALEMSAGDPYSDLVAPRVVAGLLGVPLLSTLGTVAATLSAVAVAGLAFGVDGRAFMDPRYVDGWDLLAAGLKAGACGLYIPLAAAVAGLRARGGAEAVGAATTEGVVTASLGCLLIDFAVSLAFQLLRL from the coding sequence GTGAACCGGGTGCTCTCGTTCTTCGGCGCCCCCGTCGTCCTCTTCGCTCGCACGACTCGCGCCGGCGCTCGCGAGGGCATCTCCTGGCGCGAGTGCATGGTTCAACTCCATGAGCTCGGCGGGCGCAGCGTGTGGCTCGTGATGTCGGGCATGGCGTTCTTCGGCGCGGTGCTCGTCACCATCGCCAACAGCCAGGCGCGCCGGTTCGTGGGCAATGTCGCGGTGCTCGGGCCCGCCTACTTCGAGCTCCTGATTCGAGAGCTCGGCCCCGTGGTGTCCGCCCTGCTCACTGCCTCGCGCGCCGGCGCGGGCCATGCCGCCGAGCTCTCCACCATGAGCGTGAATGAGCAGGTGGAAGCCCTCGAGATGTCCGCGGGGGACCCCTACTCGGACCTCGTGGCACCTCGCGTCGTTGCTGGACTGCTGGGCGTTCCACTCCTGAGCACGCTCGGCACCGTGGCGGCGACGCTGTCGGCGGTGGCGGTCGCGGGGCTCGCGTTCGGCGTGGATGGGCGGGCCTTCATGGACCCTCGCTATGTGGATGGCTGGGACCTGCTGGCGGCGGGGCTGAAGGCCGGGGCCTGTGGTCTCTACATCCCCCTCGCGGCGGCGGTCGCGGGCCTCCGGGCACGCGGGGGCGCGGAGGCCGTCGGCGCGGCGACCACGGAAGGCGTGGTGACCGCGAGCCTCGGATGCCTGTTGATCGACTTCGCTGTCTCCCTCGCCTTCCAGCTCCTGCGCCTGTGA
- a CDS encoding ABC transporter permease has translation MTAGSPELNALRSVGGLGLDAVRGIGALALVAARTVLGLPRLERRELTRALVQFGYDSLPLAMATAALAGVIVVLQSGLYIQRFGARAFLGWASGYGVLWEFGPLLLGLIMSARIGARNAAELATMQVGGQIEGLRGIGLDPFAILVAPRVVAMELSMLGMSTFTFMVAILFESAAALLTLDLPLRTFFGTFAHMLSPLDIAGGVVKTGVFGLAISLVSTAVGLSARGGAQAVGRAAASAVVQSCAAIFVLDFILTLLLAGWMA, from the coding sequence ATGACCGCCGGCAGCCCTGAGCTCAACGCGTTGCGGAGCGTTGGCGGCCTGGGACTCGACGCCGTCCGAGGCATCGGCGCACTGGCCCTCGTCGCGGCTCGCACCGTCCTGGGTCTCCCGCGCCTGGAGCGACGAGAGCTGACCCGCGCGCTGGTGCAGTTCGGCTACGACTCGCTCCCCCTCGCCATGGCCACGGCGGCGCTCGCGGGCGTCATCGTCGTGCTGCAATCCGGCCTCTACATCCAACGCTTCGGCGCACGTGCCTTCCTCGGCTGGGCCTCGGGCTATGGCGTGCTGTGGGAGTTCGGGCCGCTGCTGCTCGGCCTCATCATGTCCGCGCGCATCGGCGCCCGGAACGCCGCGGAGCTCGCCACCATGCAGGTCGGCGGGCAGATCGAGGGCCTGCGCGGAATCGGGCTGGACCCCTTCGCCATCCTCGTGGCCCCGCGCGTGGTTGCGATGGAGTTGAGCATGCTCGGGATGAGCACGTTCACCTTCATGGTCGCCATCCTCTTCGAGTCCGCGGCCGCCCTCCTCACCCTCGACCTTCCCCTGCGGACCTTCTTCGGGACGTTCGCTCACATGCTGAGCCCCCTCGACATCGCGGGGGGCGTGGTGAAGACCGGAGTCTTCGGGCTCGCCATCTCGCTGGTGTCCACGGCGGTGGGGCTCTCCGCCCGAGGCGGCGCCCAAGCCGTCGGACGCGCGGCGGCGAGCGCCGTGGTTCAAAGCTGCGCCGCCATCTTCGTCCTCGACTTCATCCTCACCCTCCTGCTCGCGGGGTGGATGGCGTGA
- a CDS encoding ABC transporter ATP-binding protein, whose translation MTVRHGARTVLADVSCEFPPGTQALLLGRSGSGKTTLLKSLAGLVLPSRGHITWDGQDAARLASADRRARQAAFGMVFQTDALFDSLTVRQNVLFPLVRRHVPTDEAEARADEVLRAVGLEGAADTLPERLSGGMKKRAGIARALAAKPSVLLADDPFAGLDPGTARQVARVLLEVSQGGTLLVAAPEAPLDLPLPRWLYLRGGQLIHDGPPTPSLEQERDEVLA comes from the coding sequence GTGACGGTGAGGCATGGTGCGCGGACAGTCCTCGCGGACGTGAGCTGTGAGTTCCCGCCCGGAACGCAGGCGCTCCTGCTCGGGCGCTCCGGCTCGGGGAAGACGACCCTGCTGAAGTCCCTGGCGGGGCTCGTCCTTCCCTCTCGCGGACACATCACGTGGGATGGACAGGACGCGGCGCGCCTCGCCTCCGCGGATCGCCGCGCACGACAAGCGGCCTTCGGCATGGTGTTCCAGACAGACGCCCTGTTCGACTCCCTCACCGTGCGACAGAACGTCCTGTTTCCCCTCGTCCGCCGTCACGTCCCCACCGACGAGGCAGAGGCTCGCGCGGACGAGGTGCTCCGCGCCGTGGGACTGGAAGGCGCCGCGGACACGCTGCCGGAACGACTCTCCGGCGGCATGAAGAAGCGCGCGGGCATCGCTCGAGCACTCGCGGCGAAGCCCTCGGTGCTGCTCGCCGATGATCCCTTCGCGGGCCTCGACCCCGGAACAGCACGGCAGGTCGCGCGAGTGCTGCTGGAGGTCTCCCAGGGCGGCACGCTCCTCGTCGCCGCACCCGAGGCACCGCTGGACCTTCCCCTCCCCCGCTGGCTCTACCTTCGCGGCGGACAGCTCATCCATGACGGCCCTCCCACGCCCTCGCTGGAACAGGAACGCGACGAGGTGCTCGCATGA
- a CDS encoding putative metal-binding motif-containing protein: MRLFHVSVLLLTAPIWGCKRETNSTEGVVRVFISYATFKPKCLTLIVEDTQNASNKRDTAVIVDPERLSDTRTGVIMEQKGWSPNLRVTARAHERTCDGPIIALQSAEVLFPEKDVRDINLDLRAEDLDGDEYFANKGAYPGTDCDDTRNDVHPDALETCDGTDNNCALGESDVAGNTEYWVDADGDTYGDSSTPSARACGAPPGAALRGGDCNDKNAAIHPGQMELLCDGKDDNCNNVADDAPFDVGSTCKTEQLCDGHKACQGTTGSACISTDVPVPYFVDDDGDGAAGHPVGDACAPPVAGATREETDCDEGTVLASRMVNTESCDRLDNNCDRQVDEGLAGCASVAWSPAPSPGLGSTRFDAVANYRKGRGWVAGESKVAHVADTAITFAQSCDSSADWKSAWAASDGRVFLGSNNGRFATLTPDGTTMPCEQKLSGFDGAINGLVGIEQNNGITLYGVTSQGRILRWRYVPGASTQEPPTSVTQVSANLRAIHGSSPETLIAVGAETVGGQQRPVAFHAPASGSTAWVREELGVPDATGFLTSVRVLTPRLAYVSGDDGLLLEKVRNAWIRKPTLTLPGGSQPTLRSMTAFGRTAIYAVTSEVNDIHFFNGTTWSSITPSPQTLNALGGSGPGDVWATGHSGTLLRWTPP, encoded by the coding sequence ATGCGTTTATTCCATGTGAGTGTATTGCTGCTGACAGCTCCCATCTGGGGCTGCAAGAGGGAGACCAATTCCACCGAAGGCGTCGTCCGGGTCTTCATCTCCTACGCGACGTTCAAGCCGAAGTGCCTGACGCTCATCGTGGAGGACACCCAGAACGCATCGAACAAACGGGATACCGCAGTGATTGTGGATCCCGAGCGCCTGAGCGACACGCGCACCGGCGTCATCATGGAGCAGAAGGGCTGGAGTCCGAACCTGCGTGTGACGGCCCGCGCCCACGAGCGCACGTGCGATGGACCCATCATCGCGCTCCAGTCCGCGGAGGTGCTCTTCCCGGAGAAGGACGTCAGGGACATCAACCTGGACCTGCGCGCCGAGGACCTGGATGGCGATGAGTACTTCGCCAACAAGGGCGCCTATCCGGGAACGGATTGCGATGACACCCGGAATGATGTCCACCCGGATGCCCTGGAGACGTGCGACGGCACCGACAACAACTGCGCCCTGGGCGAGAGCGACGTCGCCGGCAACACCGAGTACTGGGTGGATGCGGATGGAGACACCTACGGCGACTCGTCGACCCCTTCGGCTCGCGCGTGTGGTGCGCCTCCGGGAGCCGCGCTTCGCGGCGGAGATTGCAACGACAAGAACGCCGCCATCCACCCTGGGCAGATGGAGCTCCTCTGCGACGGCAAGGACGACAACTGCAACAACGTGGCGGACGACGCCCCGTTCGACGTGGGGAGCACCTGCAAGACGGAGCAACTCTGTGATGGCCACAAGGCGTGCCAAGGAACCACCGGCTCCGCGTGCATCAGCACCGATGTGCCTGTGCCGTACTTCGTGGACGACGATGGCGATGGGGCCGCCGGACACCCGGTCGGAGACGCCTGCGCACCGCCTGTTGCCGGTGCGACTCGCGAGGAGACTGACTGCGACGAGGGGACGGTGCTGGCGTCCAGGATGGTGAACACCGAGTCCTGCGACCGCCTGGATAACAACTGTGATCGGCAGGTCGACGAAGGGCTCGCGGGATGTGCCTCGGTCGCGTGGAGTCCGGCACCTTCGCCCGGACTTGGGAGTACGCGGTTCGACGCCGTCGCCAACTACCGGAAGGGGCGCGGATGGGTCGCTGGCGAGTCGAAGGTCGCACACGTAGCGGACACCGCGATCACGTTCGCGCAATCATGCGACAGTAGCGCCGACTGGAAGTCTGCATGGGCCGCGAGTGACGGGCGCGTATTCCTGGGCTCTAACAATGGCCGCTTCGCGACGCTCACCCCAGATGGCACGACGATGCCTTGCGAGCAAAAGCTCAGTGGATTCGACGGTGCCATCAATGGACTCGTTGGCATCGAGCAGAACAACGGCATCACTCTCTATGGGGTCACCAGTCAGGGGCGAATCCTGCGCTGGAGGTACGTCCCCGGGGCATCGACTCAAGAGCCTCCAACGTCGGTCACCCAGGTGTCGGCGAACCTTCGAGCCATCCATGGCTCGAGCCCCGAGACGTTGATCGCCGTGGGAGCAGAGACTGTCGGCGGACAGCAGCGGCCCGTCGCGTTTCACGCCCCCGCGAGCGGTAGCACCGCCTGGGTCCGCGAAGAGCTGGGCGTTCCCGACGCTACCGGGTTCCTGACGAGCGTCCGCGTCCTGACGCCGCGACTCGCCTATGTCTCGGGTGATGACGGCTTGCTGCTCGAGAAGGTTCGCAATGCCTGGATTCGCAAGCCGACGCTGACGCTTCCCGGCGGAAGCCAGCCCACCCTCCGCTCCATGACCGCGTTCGGGCGCACGGCCATCTACGCGGTGACCTCGGAAGTGAATGACATCCACTTCTTCAATGGCACCACCTGGTCCAGCATCACCCCTTCGCCCCAGACCCTCAACGCCCTGGGGGGCTCGGGACCGGGCGACGTCTGGGCCACCGGCCATAGCGGTACACTTCTTCGCTGGACGCCTCCGTGA
- a CDS encoding TolC family protein, whose protein sequence is MFTVRNALAVPLCAWMALSPSESQSAPSDAPVAATASRDAADSAAGAANSARGAADSAPAETSATQGATLSLERAVSLAAERNESALAARQRAQAAEARVARARAFFFPELSATGTYTRRSNQSTREVGGQRVVLQRYNAFGANIVARMTLFDARGFPLYRAARLEGEAVGLEAVEARRQVGFEAANAFLITLQEQQVFQAAEQRLAFARQSQADAEARAKGGLASTNDVTRAEVEVATAEVALISARNLAETSRLELGYLLVEPVEGGLAAPQALLDDAARPLDAHNALIPGAVERRPDILASRLRVESLEANALEPLARLLPSLGVAATYRLTNESGLTGRTGDGFLSADLTWNLFDGGERYAERHERVALARAAALEQQASTRRVDVDIQRARVALENAQAALTQSELATRAARRNAEEQGILYRQGLATALTVADASLQQFEAEVALARSRYALGVALLGLRAAVGLDPLGKEP, encoded by the coding sequence ATGTTCACTGTCCGAAACGCCCTCGCCGTGCCCCTGTGTGCCTGGATGGCCTTGTCTCCGTCCGAGTCCCAGTCGGCACCGAGTGATGCCCCCGTGGCCGCCACTGCCTCGCGCGACGCTGCGGATTCCGCAGCCGGGGCTGCGAATTCCGCACGGGGCGCTGCGGATTCCGCACCGGCCGAGACCTCGGCCACGCAGGGTGCGACGCTGTCGCTGGAGCGTGCGGTGTCGCTGGCGGCGGAGCGCAACGAGTCCGCGCTCGCGGCTCGGCAGCGCGCCCAGGCCGCCGAGGCCCGCGTGGCGCGTGCACGCGCGTTCTTCTTCCCGGAGCTGTCGGCGACCGGCACGTACACGCGCCGCTCCAACCAGTCGACGCGAGAGGTCGGAGGTCAGCGCGTCGTGCTCCAGCGCTACAACGCCTTCGGCGCCAACATCGTCGCGCGCATGACGCTCTTCGACGCGCGCGGGTTTCCGCTCTACCGGGCGGCGCGGCTGGAGGGCGAGGCGGTGGGCCTGGAGGCCGTGGAGGCTCGGCGCCAGGTGGGCTTCGAGGCCGCCAATGCCTTCCTCATCACCTTGCAGGAGCAGCAGGTCTTCCAGGCGGCGGAGCAGCGCCTCGCCTTCGCGCGGCAATCACAAGCGGACGCGGAGGCTCGCGCGAAGGGCGGCCTTGCCAGCACGAATGACGTGACGCGTGCCGAGGTCGAGGTGGCCACCGCGGAGGTGGCGCTCATCAGCGCTCGCAACCTCGCCGAGACCAGCCGCCTGGAGCTGGGCTACCTCCTGGTGGAGCCAGTGGAGGGAGGGCTCGCCGCGCCGCAGGCGTTGCTCGATGACGCGGCCCGTCCCTTGGACGCGCACAACGCCCTCATTCCCGGGGCCGTGGAGCGCCGGCCGGACATCCTGGCGTCGCGGCTGCGCGTGGAGTCGCTCGAGGCCAACGCGCTCGAGCCGCTGGCCCGCCTGCTTCCGTCGCTCGGAGTGGCCGCCACGTATCGGCTCACGAACGAGAGTGGCCTGACGGGTCGCACGGGCGATGGCTTCCTGTCGGCGGACCTCACGTGGAACCTCTTCGACGGAGGGGAGCGCTACGCGGAGCGCCATGAGCGAGTGGCCCTGGCCCGCGCCGCGGCGCTGGAGCAGCAGGCGAGCACGCGCCGAGTGGACGTGGACATCCAGCGGGCCCGGGTGGCATTGGAGAATGCCCAGGCGGCGCTGACGCAGAGTGAGCTGGCGACCCGTGCCGCGCGGCGGAACGCCGAAGAGCAAGGCATTCTCTATCGCCAGGGGTTGGCCACGGCGTTGACGGTGGCGGACGCCTCGTTGCAGCAGTTCGAGGCGGAGGTGGCCCTGGCGCGCAGCCGCTATGCGCTGGGCGTGGCCCTGTTGGGGCTGCGGGCGGCAGTCGGACTCGATCCTTTGGGGAAGGAACCGTGA
- a CDS encoding efflux RND transporter periplasmic adaptor subunit — MRRAGTLTLAVAMLAVGACKKDDESPKGAAPSAGAKGGGRPGGGRGPLQFPVEVAPVEARDVEFVVNAVGSVEAFERVQITARVPGAVERVLFMEGQTVKKGDVLAEIEPARYAIAVRAAEATLARSRAALVEAKSGAERRSAVNQASPGLLPAEQLETFQTRALTAEAEVASSRAALDQAQLNQRDAYVRAPMDGVLQTRTVQTGQYVQAGVVLATLLRKDPLLLRFTVPEADVARIKPGMPARFAVRSESGSYTAKITHVAEAADEASRMVPVTAEVSSEDAKRLRPGAFASVAVPVETRGGSPVVPQTAVRASERGFLAFVVEGDKARERVLELGMRTADGRVEVREGLKPGETLVVRGGEALRDGATVRVTEGKKPALTVEPRAEDGAGGGGARP, encoded by the coding sequence ATGCGACGCGCAGGAACGCTGACGCTGGCCGTGGCGATGCTGGCCGTGGGGGCATGCAAGAAGGACGACGAGTCCCCGAAGGGCGCGGCACCCTCCGCCGGAGCGAAGGGCGGCGGCCGTCCGGGAGGCGGCCGAGGTCCTCTCCAGTTCCCCGTCGAGGTCGCCCCCGTCGAGGCGCGCGACGTCGAGTTCGTCGTGAACGCGGTGGGCTCCGTCGAGGCCTTCGAGCGGGTGCAGATCACCGCGCGCGTGCCCGGCGCCGTGGAGCGAGTGCTCTTCATGGAAGGGCAGACGGTGAAGAAGGGCGACGTGCTCGCGGAGATCGAGCCCGCGCGCTACGCCATCGCCGTGCGCGCGGCCGAGGCCACGCTGGCCCGCTCGCGCGCCGCGCTCGTGGAGGCGAAGTCCGGCGCCGAGCGTCGCTCCGCCGTCAACCAGGCGAGCCCCGGGCTCCTGCCCGCGGAGCAGCTCGAGACGTTCCAGACGCGAGCGCTCACGGCGGAGGCGGAGGTCGCCTCCTCGCGAGCGGCGTTGGACCAGGCGCAGCTGAACCAGCGGGACGCCTATGTGCGAGCACCGATGGACGGCGTGCTCCAGACGCGCACGGTGCAGACGGGTCAGTACGTCCAGGCGGGGGTGGTGCTCGCGACGCTGCTGCGCAAGGACCCGTTGCTCTTGCGCTTCACCGTGCCGGAGGCCGATGTGGCGCGCATCAAGCCGGGGATGCCCGCGCGGTTCGCGGTGCGCTCGGAGAGTGGCTCGTACACAGCGAAGATCACCCACGTGGCGGAGGCCGCCGACGAGGCGAGCCGGATGGTCCCCGTGACGGCCGAGGTGTCCAGTGAGGACGCGAAGCGGCTGCGGCCGGGGGCGTTCGCCTCGGTGGCGGTGCCGGTGGAGACCCGGGGCGGAAGTCCCGTGGTGCCGCAGACCGCGGTGCGCGCCAGTGAGCGTGGCTTCCTGGCGTTCGTGGTGGAGGGCGACAAGGCGCGTGAGCGGGTGCTGGAGCTGGGCATGCGCACGGCGGATGGACGGGTGGAGGTCCGCGAGGGGCTCAAGCCCGGTGAGACGCTGGTGGTGCGCGGCGGCGAGGCCCTGCGTGACGGGGCCACGGTGCGAGTCACCGAGGGGAAGAAGCCCGCGCTGACGGTGGAGCCGCGCGCGGAGGACGGCGCTGGCGGAGGAGGTGCGCGGCCATGA
- a CDS encoding efflux RND transporter permease subunit has product MSLTEACIKKPVLAWMIMAATIVFGLVAAGRIGVSQFPDVDYPTINISVSWEGANPEAVESDVIEPIEEAVTQVEGVTSIISTARQGSANITVELDLSRNVDAALQDVQAKVSQAQRQLPEDIDPPIVTKTNPEDNPIIQVGVSGPFSQQVVSDFARYRVKEKLQTVPGVGEVQMGGSLERNIRIWVDSNKLDALGLTVTDITSALQREHVELPAGRIETAGREVNVRVLGEALDLETLRKIVLREQGGQPVYLHDVALVEDGFEDVRRMARVNGTPAQGLGIKKQRGANAVAVAKGIRAELERIQKEAPEGMDVAVRFDSTQFIEESVHEIEFELLLACILTAFVCWLFLGSLSSTMNVVLAIPMSLLGTVAVIYFLGFTLNTFTLLGLALAVGIVVDDAIMVLENIFRHAEEGKDRVSAAREGTAEITFAALAATMAVIAIFLPVVFMKGIIGKFFLQFGVTLCVAVLLSYVEAITLAPARCAQLLKTSREGRSKVGVWVDTAFTKLEHLYGRALGWALKRPWRVLGGALLILGASVFAFRALPSEFVPSQDQSRLMVRMQTAVGSSIEETNQLMQRAEAFAASRPEVLSVFALVGAGGANGGFMMLTLKPPDERMPQAEFQQLLRKELNSYPGLRAVVQDLSQQGFSSQRGFPVEFSVRGSDWDELVKSSQEMREKVQASGKVVDVDTDYQVGMPELRIMPDRARAADLGVPMQAVATTINALVGGVRVGKYSTGGRRIDVRLRLMAGQRSRPEDLALLKVRTASGALVPLSTLVEQEERPALQAITRRDRERAISIFANVAPGSNQEDALAMVERLAKDLPGGVRVVPGGASVAFRDSMSSLFFALFLGIGVAYMVLGAQFNSFLHPVTVLTILPLSVAGAAFALLGTGSTLNIFSMIGLLLLMGIVKKNSIILVDYALQQRELGLNAVEAMARAGPVRLRPILMTSTATMMAAVPAALALGAGSETRAPMSIAVLGGLSVSTVLSLVVVPAFYVVADRMKTRLAHWRGKHPDDETGGSGHPSREGSEEPRPAAHG; this is encoded by the coding sequence ATGAGCCTGACGGAAGCGTGCATCAAGAAGCCCGTCCTCGCGTGGATGATCATGGCCGCCACCATCGTCTTCGGACTGGTGGCGGCGGGTCGTATTGGCGTGAGTCAGTTCCCGGACGTCGACTACCCCACCATCAACATCAGCGTGTCGTGGGAGGGCGCGAACCCGGAAGCCGTCGAGAGCGACGTCATCGAGCCCATCGAGGAGGCGGTGACGCAGGTCGAGGGCGTCACCAGCATCATCTCCACGGCGCGCCAGGGCTCGGCGAACATCACGGTGGAGCTGGACCTGTCGCGCAACGTGGACGCGGCGCTGCAGGACGTCCAGGCGAAGGTGAGCCAGGCGCAGCGCCAGCTCCCCGAGGACATCGACCCGCCCATCGTCACGAAGACGAACCCCGAGGACAACCCCATCATCCAGGTGGGCGTGTCCGGTCCGTTCTCGCAGCAGGTGGTGAGTGACTTCGCGCGCTACCGCGTGAAGGAGAAGCTCCAGACGGTGCCGGGCGTGGGCGAGGTGCAGATGGGCGGCTCGTTGGAGCGCAACATCCGCATCTGGGTGGACTCGAACAAGCTGGACGCCCTGGGCCTCACGGTGACGGACATCACTTCCGCGCTCCAGCGGGAGCACGTGGAGCTTCCCGCGGGCCGCATCGAGACGGCGGGGCGTGAAGTCAACGTGCGCGTCCTGGGCGAGGCGCTGGACCTGGAGACGCTTCGGAAGATCGTTCTCCGCGAGCAGGGCGGGCAGCCGGTGTACCTGCACGACGTGGCGCTGGTGGAGGACGGTTTCGAGGATGTGCGGCGCATGGCGCGCGTCAACGGGACGCCCGCGCAGGGGCTGGGAATCAAGAAGCAACGCGGCGCCAACGCGGTGGCCGTGGCGAAGGGGATTCGGGCGGAGCTCGAGCGCATCCAGAAGGAAGCCCCCGAGGGCATGGACGTGGCGGTGCGGTTCGACTCGACGCAGTTCATCGAGGAGAGCGTGCACGAAATCGAGTTCGAACTGCTCCTGGCCTGCATCCTCACCGCGTTCGTGTGCTGGCTGTTCCTGGGCTCGCTGTCGAGCACGATGAACGTGGTGTTGGCCATCCCCATGTCGTTGCTGGGGACGGTGGCCGTCATCTACTTCCTGGGCTTCACCCTCAACACCTTCACGTTGTTGGGTCTGGCGCTGGCGGTGGGCATCGTGGTGGACGACGCCATCATGGTGCTGGAGAACATCTTCCGGCACGCGGAGGAGGGGAAGGACCGGGTGAGCGCCGCGCGAGAGGGCACGGCGGAGATCACCTTCGCCGCGCTGGCCGCGACGATGGCCGTCATCGCCATCTTCCTGCCCGTGGTGTTCATGAAGGGCATCATCGGCAAGTTCTTCCTCCAGTTCGGCGTCACGTTGTGCGTGGCCGTGTTGCTGTCCTACGTGGAGGCCATCACCCTGGCGCCGGCGCGGTGCGCGCAGCTCCTGAAGACCTCGCGTGAGGGTCGCAGCAAGGTCGGCGTGTGGGTGGACACGGCGTTCACGAAGCTGGAGCACCTGTACGGCCGGGCGCTGGGCTGGGCCCTGAAGCGCCCCTGGCGGGTGCTGGGGGGAGCGCTGCTCATCCTGGGCGCCAGCGTGTTCGCCTTCCGCGCGCTCCCGAGCGAGTTCGTTCCGTCGCAGGACCAGAGCCGGTTGATGGTCCGCATGCAGACGGCGGTGGGCAGCAGCATCGAGGAGACGAACCAGCTCATGCAGCGCGCGGAGGCCTTCGCCGCGTCTCGCCCGGAGGTGCTGAGCGTCTTCGCGCTGGTGGGCGCGGGTGGGGCGAACGGCGGCTTCATGATGTTGACGTTGAAGCCGCCTGACGAGCGGATGCCCCAGGCGGAGTTCCAGCAGCTGCTGCGCAAGGAGCTCAACAGCTATCCAGGCTTGCGCGCGGTGGTGCAGGACCTGTCGCAGCAGGGCTTCTCGTCGCAGCGCGGGTTCCCCGTGGAGTTCAGCGTCCGGGGCTCGGACTGGGATGAGCTGGTGAAGTCGAGCCAGGAGATGCGCGAGAAGGTCCAGGCGAGCGGCAAGGTCGTGGACGTGGACACCGACTACCAGGTGGGCATGCCCGAGCTGCGCATCATGCCGGACCGCGCGCGCGCGGCGGACCTGGGAGTCCCGATGCAGGCGGTGGCGACGACCATCAACGCGCTGGTGGGTGGCGTGCGCGTGGGCAAGTACAGCACGGGAGGTCGCCGCATCGACGTGCGACTTCGCTTGATGGCCGGACAGCGCTCGCGTCCCGAGGACCTGGCGCTGCTGAAGGTGCGCACGGCCAGTGGCGCGCTGGTGCCGCTGTCGACGTTGGTGGAGCAGGAGGAGCGGCCCGCGTTGCAGGCCATCACCCGTCGAGACCGGGAGCGCGCCATCAGCATCTTCGCCAACGTGGCGCCGGGCTCGAACCAGGAGGATGCGCTGGCGATGGTGGAGCGCCTGGCCAAGGACCTGCCGGGAGGCGTGCGCGTGGTTCCTGGAGGCGCGAGTGTGGCGTTCAGGGACTCGATGAGCAGCTTGTTCTTCGCGCTCTTCCTGGGGATTGGTGTCGCGTACATGGTGCTGGGAGCGCAGTTCAACTCGTTCCTGCACCCCGTTACGGTGCTCACGATTCTTCCGTTGTCGGTGGCGGGTGCAGCGTTCGCGCTCCTGGGGACCGGCAGCACGCTGAACATCTTCAGCATGATTGGCCTGTTGCTGCTGATGGGCATCGTGAAGAAGAACTCCATCATCCTGGTGGACTACGCGCTCCAGCAGCGGGAGCTGGGGTTGAACGCGGTGGAGGCGATGGCTCGCGCGGGCCCGGTGCGGCTGCGGCCCATCTTGATGACCTCCACGGCGACGATGATGGCGGCGGTGCCTGCGGCGCTGGCGTTGGGCGCGGGCAGCGAGACGCGTGCGCCCATGTCCATCGCGGTCCTGGGTGGCCTCTCCGTGTCCACGGTGCTGAGCCTGGTGGTGGTGCCGGCCTTCTACGTGGTGGCGGACCGGATGAAGACGCGGTTGGCCCACTGGCGAGGCAAGCACCCGGACGACGAGACGGGTGGTTCCGGCCATCCTTCCCGCGAAGGGAGCGAGGAGCCTCGTCCGGCGGCGCACGGCTGA